CAACACTTATTAATGTCTCATGGAGAATTGCCGCTGTTTCTGCTGCTACTACTGGAACAGCTTCCGATTGCTCACTTCTTTCTTTTCCGTCTCTTTCTTGAATTAAAATTGGCTGAACCATTTTTCCTTCATTCAGCATAATCGTATAAAGCGCCGTTAAGTGCACAGGACTCATTTGAATTTCTCCCTGTCCATAGCCTGAATCAGCAAGTAATATATCATTTTCAAGATCATGATTGGCAATAGTCGATGAATCAATGGGAAAACCATATACAAACCCTTCATCATCAAAACCAACCTTCTCTGCCCAAGCCATAAACCTATCTTTTCCTAATTCAAGTGCTTGTCTAGCAAAATAAATATTATCTGATAATGCCATAGCAGCTTCTAGATCCACATTCGTTTCCTGTGAATTTACGCGGGTAATTTCATAACCACCCCAGCTATCATCAGGCTGCCATTGACTTCCTTCTATCGTTAAATAGTCTTCTGGATCAAGTGTCCCTTCTTCAATCCCTGCCATTGCCGTAAATGGTTTAAAAACTGAACCAGGAGTATAGGTTCTTTGGAAACGCCGCTCAAAAAGAATATCCGCATCCACCCCATCTTCTGCCCTTGGATCTGGCAATTGTAAATACCGTAAATTCGGGTCAAAGGACGGGAGGCTAAGCAACACTAGTGTTTCCCCAGTGAGAGGGTCAATTACAACGGCTGAACCCGAGTCTTCATTCATTATATGAGCCATTTTTTCTTGAAGCTCCATATCGATTGTTAAGTAAATATCTTCACCATCTACAGGATCAGAATTTATTAATCGATCTCGTAAATCCCCTTCTTCACTTATAATAGATATTGTCACACCAGCTGACCCTCTCAGCTCATCTTCATACAATAGTTCAATACCATTTTTCCCGATTTCTGATGTAGAAGAGTAGCTCCCATCGACTTCTTCTAACTCTTCTGCACTAATTGCTCCGATATGCCCTACTAAATGGCCCGTCATCTCACCATAGGGGTATTCCCGTCCTTCAACGCGGTTTAAGAGAACACCAGAAATATCTAATAATTCCTCCACCCTCTCATCGCTCAAAGCTATCTTTTGCACTGGAGCAAACCAATCTGGATTATCAGGA
The genomic region above belongs to Bacillus sp. A301a_S52 and contains:
- a CDS encoding penicillin-binding transpeptidase domain-containing protein, with the translated sequence MARTKFIIGLLIVASVLTACKNEEPPHPEETLDVYLESWNELAFSDMYEVLSDASKEEIATYDWGFTDRYEKIYRDLEMTTIETMYESVDYEEENSDLEDLIEAEYPVTVEMNSVAGPMTYTTNVRLVKAESEEDNEKPRWKVTWEPSHLMMGMEDPHDQVSVDVVQPNRGRVFDREGRELAINGEIYEAGIVPESSDDLEAAAKQFAAVLELDEEKVMEMASRYPDNPDWFAPVQKIALSDERVEELLDISGVLLNRVEGREYPYGEMTGHLVGHIGAISAEELEEVDGSYSSTSEIGKNGIELLYEDELRGSAGVTISIISEEGDLRDRLINSDPVDGEDIYLTIDMELQEKMAHIMNEDSGSAVVIDPLTGETLVLLSLPSFDPNLRYLQLPDPRAEDGVDADILFERRFQRTYTPGSVFKPFTAMAGIEEGTLDPEDYLTIEGSQWQPDDSWGGYEITRVNSQETNVDLEAAMALSDNIYFARQALELGKDRFMAWAEKVGFDDEGFVYGFPIDSSTIANHDLENDILLADSGYGQGEIQMSPVHLTALYTIMLNEGKMVQPILIQERDGKERSEQSEAVPVVAAETAAILHETLISVVEDEMGTAHRENPGHSRSLAGKTGTAEMKEVQITENGEEIGWYVSYDYEKKNLLTTLMIQNVENKGGSGYVVDLSNSFWKAINE